The genomic stretch AATCTGTGTAGACTACACAACTGAACGCTTGCACACTGTCGGTATTCAGGTGCCATCGAGTGATGACATTGATCAAGATTTCTCCGGTCCCTCAGATGCTGACGTTAGGAGTACTACCGAGGCACTGATCAAAGAGCGGCTTGCGATAAACAGAGATGCAGCTCTTTTTTTGAAATCGGCATATTCTCTTCAGGAGGTGCTTACATTTGATCCATTCGCGACAGACAGGCGGAGATGGATGCTCGATCTGAAACTGGAACTTCCGGTCCTCAAATCCGACTACGAGCTCGACTTACTGAGCTTTGGCAGTACAGCGTTACCCGAGTTCCGAGAACTACTAATACCATCCGAAGTTATTGTTGAGCAGAACGACGAAGGACTGGAGTGGCCGAAAAAGTATCTGGACTATTCTGCGCAGTGCGATGCAAAAGCCAGGAGTGAGAGGCTCTGCATCTCCAAAGATGCACTCATTTACCTGCAAAATACTCTGAAGGATGCATGGGTACGAGAGGATTGTCAGAGAATTGTAAATGAGACTCTGCAATATAAACCGGTATGTGGAATTGTCCACTGGGATCACTGCGCTGATTAATGCAGAAACAGACTACCCAACTTATCACACCACCACTGCTTCCACAGTCCCCGACACTGACCCCATACATTCCATCGCCACCTGCCAATCGTCTACCGCTAGCTTCTGAAAGTAGTGATTCGGTTGCTGTAGAAGCTCAAGCCTTGCACAGTCAGATATTGTCAGTAGACTCTCTTCTGCGTCAGGACTCAGATAGCAGTGACTCAATGCTACTCGACATCACTCATACGCCACAAGTCAGCCCAACCTTCGAAACGCGCTCATTATCTGTATTGAAACGTAGAGCTGAGGATTTGAAAGTAGAGTGTCCTCTAACACCACCCATGTTTTCTACTTCTCCCAGGAAGAAGCTCAAGTCCGTTTCTTTTGCAGAAACGCCGCACGAGTACATCTCGAACCAACCAATGGGGAAAGAAAAGATCAATGGCGACTTTGACGACAATATCGACGAGACTTCCAGTATCGACTTTGATGGACTTGTCCAGGAACTTGCGCCACTGGCTGAACGAGCGAAGAAAATGATTGAGAATGAGCGACTGTCTGGTGCTGACACAACTGCGCGGGTTGATGTGCCGGATGTCGACTTTTCACTGCCTGCGGCACCCTGGGACGAATACAGTCAGCAAAAAGGTGACGACTGTCTTCCTGGTGACACAGGATTACAAGCGCAAACAGAGTTTTTGTTGAGAATCAAACGTGAGGATCTCAAGTCGATGAACTTATGGCATGGTCTATCAGTCTCAGAAAGGGAACTACCCTGGGGCTTTTTGATGACCAAAGTTTCAACATTGAGTTTAGAAGAGAAGCTCCATGGTGATTCTGAGATAGACAGAATCATTATGAGAACAACGATGGAGAGCATTGCAACTAGCGCAGCGCAAGTGTGGAAACGTGAAGGTTTGCGAATCCTCGATggagaggaagaagaggaaaaCCTAGAACCAGATGAAACTAGAGAAAGGCGGGACATGGAATCTTTGCTACGTAAGCGGAAATTGGAGATCGAGGAGGAAGCCGCAGAGCAGTACCGCAGACAAAAGGTCTCGCAGTATGATGAGCGGAAAGACTATGGATACCCCACACAAGCGCAACAAAATCACTACGAAGATGAAGCCGTGTCGATACAACACCGCCTACCGAGATCGCAAGTAAAGCCAATGGAGTACAGCCGCGAACGGCCGCCAGCATCGACTGCTCGTCGGAAGAGTCTACAACCACCTGATGGTATCGGTAATGGGCTCATGTTTGGAGGCTTTTCAGCGACCACGGCGCTTCACAAGTTCATGGAAACACGTGGAAAACATGTAGAGTCTGCTCGCACTAGTACGAGCAAAACGCCTCTAATCGAACATTGCCCCCAGTCAGAGACTCCGACCCTAGGTATACCGTCGAAAGGGCCTTCTGATTCAACAGAGCTCCAGGCTCAGCAAACAACAACTGAGCCAAAAGAGACAGATAAATCACAGGGGCAAACATGCGAAGAGACCGAGCCCACACTCCCTGCCATCCCGAGCAATCTGGCGCCTTGCTCATTCGTGATCTCTTCAACCTTCTTACAGCAAAGAGGATTGCTGAAACGAATTGAACAACTTTACCCAATGGCTGAAATGATTTACCGAGACTATACACTGCCCCACTCACCAGCTAAGGAAGCGGAGATGATCCTTTCGCCATCCACGGGCCTGATTTTTACTACGTTGCAGAAAGTCAAACAACGAGCCCTACCTGGCCAGCCAGATCGATCACAAGTAAAGGAGTCTGTACTCGAACTGCAGTCGAGATATGAGAGGTTAGTAGTTGTGGTCAGCGAAGGACTGAGCCGTGAGATGGAAGCGCTAGGCTCGAGCCGACCAGATGATTCACGTGATCAAGATGCGCTGAAAGCTTTCGAGGCCTTTTCAACTCAAGCTGAAAGCGATGTACTTGTTCAATATGTCCGTGGAGGTGAGAAGGCTCTCGCGAACTCCATAGTGGTGGAGATGTCGAAATATGGATTGCCATACGGCTCGGTGGATATTTGCGACATAAGGCTAGTAGCGCAAGAGACAAGCGTAAGCATAACGGTAATCCCAACTTCCAAGGCCATCTAACATGAACCAGTGGGAATGCTTTCTACGCCGAATTGGGCTAAATCCTTTTGCCGCGCAGGCGATCGTGGCATGGCTCAAACTGCCCGTCAACGTACAAGTTCCACTTCTCTCAAGCTCATCCCTTCCATCTGTCCATTCGAAGAGTGTATCAGTAGCCAGACTCCCGCGCTTCTTGACAATGAGCGAAGAACAAAGGATACACTGCTTTCATGCTCTTATGGGTGGAAGCAGGATCTTGAATAGAGTTAGTAAGCTGCTAGACCAGGAGTGGCTCAGCGCGGCGCATGGTTTCAGGATGTGAGTGAGCAAGTTTGGAATGGAGGAAATATGGGGTGTATTTAGTTTCCAAGAAAAGGTGGTGGGGAGCAGCATGATGTTCTCAAACAAAGAATGTCAGGCCGCAAGCGGCATAGTTAACTGAGGTGAAGCTTGGGCCCGCAATGACGCAGACCCGACGCGAAATATCTCGAAACTTCGTGACTGTTGTATGATTCAACGTGCATACGCCCGGCCTGCAGCCTGACTGCAATCTCGAGTACTTTTCTTTCATAAAGCAAACCACTTCCGATTCCACCATGTCTTCGGTCGGCGTAATAATTTCTGGACGCCCCGTCGTCACCGAGCCTTCTTCCGTAATATCGCAGACGCAGTTCGCATTCCAGATACCGTCACAACCCTCCTTCTCGCACATTGTCGTCTTTCTCCTTCCCGGGGTTACGCTTCCAGATGGCACAGCAGCCGCTGTATACGCGCAATTACCAGGCACGAGCGACTTCAAGCTCCTAGGAGCAATCGCAAACGAAAAGCCCAGCGCGATATTCAAAGTCAACACAAAAGCTGGTGAGCCGGCGGGTGGTGGTATTGGGGATGATAATGCCATGATAGACGAAGGAGTGTCCATGGATGCAACGACCGGTAGCACGGCGCCGCTAGCCCTCGGTATAAGCGTCGAGCCTGCTCAACAAGTCGCTGCTGCCCTTGCGCAGAACAAGGCCCAAGATGCTGCAGCCTTGGTGACACCGGCTATGGGTCAAGGGAACGAGATAGTGCTAAGAGGGCAGAAGAGTGTAGATACAAAGGTACTGGCCCAAAGGATAATCAAGAATTGTTATGACTTTTTGACAAGCTGGGGAACGGGAGATACAGTTCCGCTGAAGGCGTTTCAGGCATGGTGGACTAAGTTCGAGGGCAAGATCGAAAGGGATCCAGGCTTTCTAGAGAGAAGCGATGGGGGCTGAAGCTAAGGTATAGTGGGAATGCCGAGATGAGGGTGCATGGAGACATTTCAGGTATTGGAGGACGTGGTTTACGCCATACTGTTGAGTTGATACGATATGCAGCCACATCGAAAAGTCTTACTCACTTCATTCCTCTCTGGCTCCGCTTATACCTCGAATGCGCCCACGATTCGTTCGGTGCCCCTTCCGGCTGTCGGTTCGCCTGTTCAACCACCACGCCACTACGTAGGCTTTGGATATTTGTCGCTGGTATCGCGCTTCTGGTTGATGTCACAACGGCTCCTACGTCACACTCTTGCGAAACATCTGCCTTCGCAAGGTTTGGAAGAATACCTTCGTGTTGTCCGATAATGGAACAGACATCGTGATGCGAATATAGCGCGGTGGCAGGGCGATGGAGGCACTTGATGGCTAAAGTAGGCGTCACTAGATAAGTTGCTCAAAAATCTGCACTTTATAGATGCGACAAGATCTACAAGATTAAATGGCAAACATGGCGGCAGTGCAAATTCAAGAAAATTTCGTAAATCCAAGCTTTCGTGGGTAGCAGTAGTAGCAGCATATCATCTACACAATGCTCCATCTGCCTTCCTGATTCGGAAGACGGAAGTAAGCGGGTATCGGATAGCGACTAAGGAGCAACACGCACCCATGACTAAAACGTACGCAGACTGCCAACGGCTATCTATACAGACTGTCAGTCATTGGACTTTGCTAACGCAAGCTTGGCACTCTTTCCGCATGTCTCCTAGTGGCTTGAGAACGTGTGGGTTATCGCATGGAAGCCCCACTGATAAGTACAGCGATAACCGGTCCAGTCTTGTGAGGCGGCATAGCCAAGCACTTCTTTCGTTGCTGCTACTCGTGAATTGTTCGTTTCCAATCATCAGCGGGGTTACCATAACGGCATGATGTCAGTTCGCTTACTCTAGCTCAATGATGGCTGATAAGAGGCCGTGGGATAGGCATGTCACGGCCGAGGATAGGATTTACATATTGCTTCTCTACCAGGGACGTTGGAGAAGTATAAGAAGCTGAGTTTGCCTAACGGATACGATGATCAAGGAATCGCCGACTGGTGCTTCTCAGACACCAAGATGAAGGTTACTATTCAACTCTTCCCCCTCTTCACATCCCTGGCTGTGGCCTCACCGATTGACCTTAGTCAATCAAATCTTCATCGACTATTTGTACGCCAGGATATTCAAACTCCAATTAACGCATCGCTCCCAAATGTCACAATTTTTGCCACTGGCGGCACAATCGCATCACAGGGTAGTACCAACACTCAAACCACTGGCTACTCTATCGGTCTTGGAGTCCAGCAATTAGTTGATGCTGTTCCTGAACTATTGAACATATCAAACATTGTTGGATACCAGACTTCTAATGTCGCCTCTGGTAGTGTCAATGAGACAGTTAGTCTGAGTCTGGCCCATATGATCAACAAAGAGCTGGCGAAAGATGAAATTTCAGGTGTAGTCGTCACACATGGCACGGATACATTGGAGGAAACGGCCTTTTTCCTCGAGAGCACTGTCAATTCTACCAAACCAGTTATCATCGTTGGAGCTATGAGACCAGCGACGGCACTCTCGGCGGACGGCCCCTTGAACTTATATCAGGCTGTCACCCTTGCTGGGTCGCCTGCAGGGCGAAATCGTGGCACCATGGTAAGAATGGGACATACGATTCATGTTTCAAAGCATACACTAACCTGGCGGTTCAGATCGTACTGAATGACCGCATCGGCTCTGCGTTCTACACCACCAAAAACAATGCCAACACGCTCGACACATTCTTCTCAACCGAAGCCGGTCAACTAGGCGTTTTCATCAACCAAGTCCCATTCTTCTTTTTCGCCCCCTCGGAGCCCGTAGGCCGCACAGTCTTCGACGTATCCAATGTAACAGAACTGGCATCTGTGTCCATTCTCTACGCACATCAGGACATGAAACCCGAGCTTTTTCAGGCTGCCTACGAAGCCGGTGCCCAGGGCATCGTCTACGCGGGTGTAGGTGCGGGAGGTGTGTCTAGTAAAGCGAGCTTAGCTGCCGAAGCTCTGCACAATACGACGGGTATCCCGATTGTAGCTAGTCATCGGAGTGCAGACGGTATGGTGCCTGATGGACGTGGTTATACTATTTCAAGTGGGTTTTACAATCCACAGAAGGCGAGGGTGTTGCTACAGTTGGGTCTTACGATGGGATGGAGTGAGGATAAGATTAGGGAGGCTTTTGCGGCGAGTTACCCAATGCCATGAGAATATTCTTGTCGGGTTATGATTGTTAGTTACTATAAGATAGACGTTTGCCTGCGATACAAGTAGAAGTTTTCCAACCCCTGTCTAGTTTTGCTTGTACAGTTGTCTGACGTTGTACCTTAAGCTCACGGAAGAGCCCGAGTGACAAAACGTACACAAAGTACCGGCTAAGCGTTAGCGTTGAGACTGTAAGCCGATCAAACATGGCTGAAAGTGCGATTGAGCCTTAGAGTCTTATGTGCACTGCCCCAGATCTAACCACGCTAGCGCCGCATTTGCAAGGCGAGCAACACCGACGTCATGACTTGGCGCTACCTAGAGAAACAAACACACCTCATAACTACGCCACTGTGCGCTTCTAAGATGCATTCTAATAGTATATTTCATCAGCTATCATGTCTAACGACATCGCCTCGAACCGATCCGGTCTCAAAGAGTTTATTGGCTCCATAGCAACTATTTCGGGAGATCTTTCGAACATCACAGTGCCGCCGTTCGTACTAGCAGAGAACTCAACTGTCGAGATTCCACAATACTGGGCTGACCATCCATATCTATGGGCTTCCCCGGCATCAGAAGAGAATCCCGAGAAGCGAGCGCTGCTCGTATTGAAGAACTTCTTGGGCTCCTTACGTGGCCAGCAATATGCAGGGCGCGATGAAGCTGATGGTGTCAAGAAACCCTTGAACGCCTTCCTTGGCGAAATGTTCCTTGGAAGTTGGAATAGTGAGGAGCTTGGAGAGACAAGACTAATTTCTGAGCAAGTTGGTCATCATCCACCGGTCACGGCATGTTATCTATGGAACAATAAGATGGGTATCCGAGCCGAGGGGTTTACGCAACAAGAGATTACGTTTTCGGGGAGTGTGAGTATTAAGCAAAAGGGATATGCCATTGTACATGTCGACAAGTATGACGAGGATTATTTACTTCCCTTGCCAAACATTAAAGTCAAGGGTCTGCTAGGAGGCACTCCTCACCCAGAATTGGACGGGGAGTACTCTCTCATCTCATCCAATGGATACATATCGCACATCAAATTTGAGGGCAAATCACTCTTCGGATCCGGCCATAAGAATAGCTTCAGGGCACGCTTCTTCCACGCCGATCATCCGGATGATACGATTTACACAATTGAGGGCGCTTGGAACAGTACTTTCACTATCAAGGATGCACGCAGCGGCACGGACATTGAAACTTTTGATGTGCGAGCTATCAAACAAGAACGTATGATCGTACCCCCTCTCTCAGAACAAGACCCCTGGGAGAGCAGGAAAGCCTGGAACGGCGTCATCTCCGCATTACGTAGCAGCAATATGAAGGGTGTATCGACGGCCAAAAACGCACTCGAAAATGGACAGCGACAGATGCGCAAAGACGAAGAAGCCCGCGGAGCAACTTTCAGTCCCATCTTCTTCACCAGAGTCGACCGGGATCAGGTCTTTGACAAATTAGTCCAACATGACCCCATTGGATACACCGTTGACCCCGAGGGCGGCATATGGAAGGTGGACCGGGACGCTGCCGAGCACAAGACGCGGCCTTTCCACGCTGGTCTCACGCCTGCAAACGAAAAAACGGGAATATCCAACGGGGACTCGCAGTGTGATAGGAGAGAGCAAAACGCAAATTCACAACATCGTGGGGCCGCGCACACGGCAGGTACTCATAGCCCAAACGGTCACGTGCCGAATGGTGGCCCAGTGCAACAAATCCCGGAAATAAACCAGCCACATGAGCGAAACCCTGAGAACTCGGCACTTCAGCGTACTAAACCGGCACCAGGAACGCAAGAAGTCAATGCGTTTGAGCCGTCGAATGAGCAAATCGAAAACTTCTTACGTAGCAGGACGGGCAATGTTGGGTGAAGTACGGACCCAAGCACCGGGTAGAGAGCGTTTTTTTTGGCCGGTCACGCTACTAGGGACTTGGTCGTTGCGGCTTTTTGTGGAGACGGCTGGATGGGCGATGCGTACCGTAATCTGCCGTGTGGTTGATGATTAATCCGTCAGTTTCGGGTCGGTCGGGTGGGGATTCGGGAGGTGGGTTTTTGGGAATGATTCGGGTAGTCGAGAGTCGTGACTGATTACTTGACCAGTGTGTAAGCTATGCCTAAGAATCATGATTCATTATCAGCCGCGTGATTCAAAGGCCTGAAAGTCACCCGTTTTAGACATGACCGTTTTTTGTCTGTCGCCTGATTCAGTCGAAAAAATACTGTGCCCGTGTTTCGTTCATACTAAGCATGATGAAGAATGTAAAAAAAAATTCTTTCTAACTAAGTAGCTATAGTTTTTTATGTATTTATTTTCATTTATCTGTTTGTCCGTATGCAAGCGGTGGTATCGTGAGAAATTTATTTAACTACAAATATTAATATCATGTAACGTATCCCATCCATGAGCTTTGTTATTCATCTGCCTCCCTAAAGGCTCACCGTAACCGCCTCTCGTTTTTCTGATTAATATGCGTCTCCATCGTGATGGCGCCTATGCGGCACTCTTCATCAGATACCTTCCCACCGCCCTTGATTCTCCACGTGTTGAATACCTTGTCGCTTTTTTCATTCTCCGCCGAGAGGTCATCCCGCAACCGCATGGGCTGTAAGTTACCCATTCCGTAGTCCTCGTCGAGATCTTTGCTAGCATGCTTCTTTTCTGTCTTGAGCAACGAACGTGTGAAGCTGAAGATGCTGGGCTTCTTGTGCGACTCGAGTGTAGGGTCACCGTTCCATTTTGGGGTGCGCATGCCTGAAGGGTTACCACCCGAATGGCCAAACGTGGATGAGTTGAGGCCGAGTGAGGCCGAGACTTGCCGCCACAGGGGGCGCAGAGTGGCGAGGGAGCCGGCGGTGATGGCGAGACCCTGTTCGATGTCGGACCAGATCGCAATATCGACAGTGGCCCAGAGGAAATCCGGGTTCCGGAAGTCCATTACGTAGCCCATGCGGACGACGACAGCTAGACTGGCACTGTAAGGGGCTCGTTAGTCGAGTGAAAAACGGCGAAACAAGGGGGTAAACGTACATGCAACCCATGCCTAGAATGGGAATCAACATGATTCTCGTCTTGTACGACATGTTCAAGCCCCAGATGAGGAAGAAAGGCAGTATGGCGAAGGTGAAGTCGCTGATAACGGagatggcgctgtacagGAAAGTAAGGCCGATGATTACGTCGACATTGACACAAGTCCCTCCCTCGATGTGTTTGTTCCAGAAGAAGCTAACTGGTGAACACTGGAACAGTgtgacgaagaagaagatgagacCGGTGAGAACGGTAAGTCCCATGGCACTGTAGATGATGTATTTGTGAAGGGCCTTGACGGTAACGcggaggaggaagaggccAATGGATATCTTAGATGTGATCATGGCCCAGCAGTAGGCAATGTAACATAACCACCAGTACTGCGCATACTTTTAGCCACTGTATCAAAAGCAAGATTGGAGGAAAAAACCTACTCGCATTGCTTTGTATTGTTGCTCATATGACAGTGTGTCCATGTGACGACCAGTGCCGTAGTGAACACCACCTATCGCGCATGTTGCGAACATAACATGAGCAATCAACGCTGCCATCATCCAGTAGTCATCAGCTCCGAAGGCTTTGACGATGCGTGTCCGTACCCAGACCCGCAAGACAGTAGTGATAAAGGCAAGAGAAACGAATGTCGAGCATATCTGCACACACAAATCAGTGACCAGCCCCTAAAGAAAACACACGCTTCAGTGAAGCAACAAACATACCGCCGTGAGCTCCGGTCCACGGTTCTGAGTTGAAGCCATGATGGAAATCTAGTTCACCCCAGGATCCTCTAGGAACGGGGCAAATAAAGCAATCATATACCTTCAGTACCCAAGGCATTGGGTGTCAACCGCGAGTCAACCAGGCGTTCAACTAAGCGAGTCTCGATCGATGGGATGGCTGTCCAGGGGAAAAAGCGGCTCATAGCTCCTGCCCTGCGGCACATGGGAATGGACACACCGCCGGCAAATGGCATAGGGTCCAGCAGCACGCTCCACGCAGATCCAACGTTGAAGCGTTGCAAAACAGACTAGGAAGGCCACCATGACCCGTTTCCATTCTCGGATCTATTGTTGCGATGCTCCGTAGTCGTTATGCCTGATGCGGCCGGATGATCCCAATACCTTTTGATAAGCAGCACACTTGCGGGTTCGTGAACTCCCGCAACCTTCTTAGACTACCCGCACTTCATCCCCCTCTCGTATAACGGACTGTCCTCCGTTGATCGATTGACCGGTCTCGGGGTCAACTGTCAGAACTCTCTAAGCGCCACTACACGCTACCTAAGCAATCAGATCCGCTCCACAGGCCCGGAACTGGAACTGGAATTTTCTTGATGTCAAGTCTAGCCCGGCTAATACCGAGTTTCACTGTCGCGTGGCACACAGACGGGAACGATCTGCATGGGTCCGGGAGCCGTCATATCGCGTACGACTGGCGCGAGTCTGCATGGCCGTCGACACTGTGTTGGGATAGAATCTCCGCCCAGAAGTTTGTAAGCGAAGGGGCGCTAGCACTGTTTTGGTAGTTAGGCAGCGTGGAAAAGATAGGGATACCTCGTACATCGGCGACCACGCTACGGTGTAGGGCTAACCGAGAGTCGTGAAACTCGCATATCATGTGCCGAGGCATGGAATCTGTGGATAGTTGGGCGACGGACCACGACTCGTAAGAGTGCCCAGCAGTGCACTTGGGGACGGCACGATTGAGTAGCGCTGCCACACGGCACTCCTTCGCCTCTGATCGCCCAAGGATGCAGCTCCGGCATGTACGTAAGGTTCATGACAAGCAACACATGCAGCGAGCAAAGGGGGAGCTATGTATAGTTAGAGATATGAGGTACCCGATCACATCATCCTTGTTGCGCACTTTCGGACTTCACATATCACTCCCCCACAGTCAAATAAACCCACGATGCTGGGAAGATCGGCCTCAACAGCATCCGGAAGTGGCCGGCAACGGATACATGTTTGAGGGGCCAGTACCGGCACAGCAATCAATCAGATGGATGGCGCGACGATCATGATGCGCTCTAGGG from Pyrenophora tritici-repentis strain M4 chromosome 1, whole genome shotgun sequence encodes the following:
- a CDS encoding DUF775 domain protein translates to MSSVGVIISGRPVVTEPSSVISQTQFAFQIPSQPSFSHIVVFLLPGVTLPDGTAAAVYAQLPGTSDFKLLGAIANEKPSAIFKVNTKAGEPAGGGIGDDNAMIDEGVSMDATTGSTAPLALGISVEPAQQVAAALAQNKAQDAAALVTPAMGQGNEIVLRGQKSVDTKVLAQRIIKNCYDFLTSWGTGDTVPLKAFQAWWTKFEGKIERDPGFLERSDGG
- a CDS encoding AnsB, L-asparaginase-archaeal Glu-tRNAGln amidotransferase subunit D, which codes for MKVTIQLFPLFTSLAVASPIDLSQSNLHRLFVRQDIQTPINASLPNVTIFATGGTIASQGSTNTQTTGYSIGLGVQQLVDAVPELLNISNIVGYQTSNVASGSVNETVSLSLAHMINKELAKDEISGVVVTHGTDTLEETAFFLESTVNSTKPVIIVGAMRPATALSADGPLNLYQAVTLAGSPAGRNRGTMIVLNDRIGSAFYTTKNNANTLDTFFSTEAGQLGVFINQVPFFFFAPSEPVGRTVFDVSNVTELASVSILYAHQDMKPELFQAAYEAGAQGIVYAGVGAGGVSSKASLAAEALHNTTGIPIVASHRSADGMVPDGRGYTISSGFYNPQKARVLLQLGLTMGWSEDKIREAFAASYPMP
- a CDS encoding Oxysterol-BP domain containing protein; translated protein: MSNDIASNRSGLKEFIGSIATISGDLSNITVPPFVLAENSTVEIPQYWADHPYLWASPASEENPEKRALLVLKNFLGSLRGQQYAGRDEADGVKKPLNAFLGEMFLGSWNSEELGETRLISEQVGHHPPVTACYLWNNKMGIRAEGFTQQEITFSGSVSIKQKGYAIVHVDKYDEDYLLPLPNIKVKGLLGGTPHPELDGEYSLISSNGYISHIKFEGKSLFGSGHKNSFRARFFHADHPDDTIYTIEGAWNSTFTIKDARSGTDIETFDVRAIKQERMIVPPLSEQDPWESRKAWNGVISALRSSNMKGVSTAKNALENGQRQMRKDEEARGATFSPIFFTRVDRDQVFDKLVQHDPIGYTVDPEGGIWKVDRDAAEHKTRPFHAGLTPANEKTGISNGDSQCDRREQNANSQHRGAAHTAGTHSPNGHVPNGGPVQQIPEINQPHERNPENSALQRTKPAPGTQEVNAFEPSNEQIENFLRSRTGNVG
- a CDS encoding O-ag-pol-Wzy multi-domain protein, which gives rise to MASTQNRGPELTAICSTFVSLAFITTVLRVWVRTRIVKAFGADDYWMMAALIAHVMFATCAIGGVHYGTGRHMDTLSYEQQYKAMRYWWLCYIAYCWAMITSKISIGLFLLRVTVKALHKYIIYSAMGLTVLTGLIFFFVTLFQCSPVSFFWNKHIEGGTCVNVDVIIGLTFLYSAISVISDFTFAILPFFLIWGLNMSYKTRIMLIPILGMGCIASLAVVVRMGYVMDFRNPDFLWATVDIAIWSDIEQGLAITAGSLATLRPLWRQVSASLGLNSSTFGHSGGNPSGMRTPKWNGDPTLESHKKPSIFSFTRSLLKTEKKHASKDLDEDYGMGNLQPMRLRDDLSAENEKSDKVFNTWRIKGGGKVSDEECRIGAITMETHINQKNERRLR